One Tumebacillus sp. BK434 DNA segment encodes these proteins:
- a CDS encoding extradiol ring-cleavage dioxygenase, protein MNPFVFACITPHGSEILEELSQQNPDLMSVTRGSMEQLGRYMEEARPETIIVLTPHGVRIDGQFCVADCERMYGEVEDNGGKVTMERAVDRELAKAIVQEAKQMRLPIGAVNFATASGPYSCLPMDWGVLVPLWFMPNVPVVVITPTRTVGFAEHVKLGEAVARAVAASGKRVGLIASCDWSHAHDEHGPYGFDPAAAQLDAEVVELLKLNQIERMAEFEPEFIEAAKPDGIWQALVLAGGIEQADRDVEFLSYEVPTYFGLMCAAYHRK, encoded by the coding sequence GTGAATCCATTTGTTTTTGCTTGTATCACGCCGCATGGGTCGGAGATTCTTGAGGAGTTGTCACAGCAGAATCCTGATCTGATGAGCGTGACCCGGGGAAGCATGGAACAATTGGGCCGCTATATGGAAGAGGCCCGACCGGAGACGATCATTGTGTTGACGCCGCACGGGGTGCGGATTGACGGGCAGTTTTGCGTGGCCGACTGTGAGCGGATGTATGGGGAAGTGGAGGATAACGGCGGCAAGGTGACGATGGAACGAGCTGTCGATCGGGAGTTGGCAAAGGCGATTGTGCAGGAGGCAAAGCAGATGCGGCTGCCGATTGGCGCTGTAAATTTTGCGACGGCTTCCGGTCCGTATTCGTGCCTGCCGATGGATTGGGGGGTACTTGTGCCTTTGTGGTTTATGCCGAACGTGCCGGTGGTGGTGATCACGCCGACGCGGACGGTTGGATTCGCAGAGCATGTGAAGCTTGGGGAGGCGGTCGCGCGGGCGGTGGCCGCTTCGGGCAAGCGAGTGGGGCTGATCGCGAGCTGCGACTGGTCGCATGCGCATGATGAGCACGGGCCATATGGGTTCGACCCGGCTGCAGCCCAGTTGGATGCGGAAGTGGTGGAGCTGTTAAAGCTAAACCAGATTGAGCGCATGGCCGAGTTTGAACCGGAGTTCATTGAAGCAGCAAAACCGGACGGGATCTGGCAGGCGCTGGTGCTGGCTGGCGGCATTGAGCAGGCGGATCGCGACGTGGAGTTCTTAAGCTATGAGGTGCCGACGTATTTTGGTTTGATGTGTGCAGCGTATCATCGTAAGTAA